One Acidiferrobacter thiooxydans DNA window includes the following coding sequences:
- a CDS encoding IS3 family transposase — MKYAYIASQRTHYPIGFMCRVLEVSTSGFFAWQARERAPQSDADAPLRAAIIQVHEESRRRYGRRRLTHALRAQGMRINPKRVHRVMREEGLRGVRKGRFVPRTTDSAHQRAIAPNVLQRRFSVDTAVPAWTSDITYVATREGWLYLAVIIALQTRQVLGYSLSDRMPDELVLNALRNACHLQTPPSGTVFHSDRGSQYASDDFRNALGALGMVASMSRKGNCWDNAVSESFFATLKTEEATEPYATKQDAHRAIAQYIHGFYNPVRLHSSLGYLSPNEYARRMQHPDQDPSMRSAA; from the coding sequence AGTACGCCTATATCGCCTCGCAGCGGACTCACTACCCGATCGGGTTCATGTGCCGGGTACTTGAGGTATCGACGTCGGGATTCTTCGCCTGGCAGGCCCGAGAACGTGCGCCACAGAGCGACGCGGACGCTCCGTTGCGTGCAGCGATCATACAGGTCCACGAGGAAAGCCGGCGCCGCTATGGTCGCCGGCGCCTCACGCATGCCCTGCGCGCACAGGGCATGCGCATCAACCCCAAACGTGTGCATCGAGTGATGCGCGAGGAAGGCTTGCGAGGCGTGCGTAAAGGGCGCTTCGTGCCGCGCACGACCGACAGTGCCCATCAGCGCGCCATCGCCCCGAACGTCCTACAGAGGCGATTTAGCGTCGACACAGCCGTGCCGGCCTGGACAAGCGACATCACGTACGTTGCCACTCGTGAGGGCTGGCTGTACCTGGCGGTGATTATCGCCTTACAGACACGCCAGGTGCTCGGCTACAGCCTCTCGGATCGCATGCCCGATGAGCTGGTGCTCAATGCGCTGCGCAATGCCTGCCATCTCCAGACACCGCCATCCGGTACGGTGTTTCATTCCGACCGCGGCAGCCAGTACGCCAGCGATGATTTCCGCAACGCTCTCGGCGCACTTGGCATGGTGGCCAGCATGAGTCGCAAGGGAAATTGCTGGGACAATGCGGTCTCGGAGAGCTTCTTCGCAACACTGAAGACCGAAGAAGCGACCGAGCCGTATGCGACAAAACAGGACGCCCACAGAGCGATCGCGCAATACATCCACGGATTCTACAATCCTGTCCGCCTGCACTCATCACTCGGATACTTGTCGCCCAACGAGTATGCGCGCAGAATGCAACACCCAGATCAAGACCCGTCTATGAGGTCCGCTGCGTAG